One stretch of Sulfuricystis multivorans DNA includes these proteins:
- a CDS encoding MBL fold metallo-hydrolase, with protein MFFRQLATKEATLSYLFGCGSCHVAVVVDPVLGDEEWFLTEAKKQDVKITHVIDTHVHADHYSGGRALAEKCGGLYCLHESNASRVQFPFEPLRDKQHIVVGNVVVEVMHTPGHTPDSISLVVTDKRRADAPWFVLTGDTMFVGAIGRPDLAGKEREMASELYDSIHQRILTLPPEVELYAGHCAGSVCGAGISGKPGSTLGFEKRWNPLLNMEREAFIEALTKEIPPKPAQMEQWLTFNLGAA; from the coding sequence ATGTTTTTCCGTCAACTGGCTACGAAAGAAGCCACTCTGTCCTATCTCTTTGGCTGCGGCAGTTGCCATGTCGCCGTGGTCGTCGATCCTGTTCTGGGTGACGAGGAATGGTTCCTCACTGAGGCCAAGAAACAGGACGTCAAGATTACCCACGTGATCGATACGCACGTCCATGCCGATCACTACTCGGGCGGACGTGCCTTGGCGGAAAAGTGCGGCGGTCTGTACTGCCTCCATGAATCCAATGCCAGTCGTGTCCAGTTTCCGTTCGAGCCCCTGCGAGACAAACAGCACATCGTGGTGGGCAACGTCGTGGTCGAAGTGATGCATACGCCGGGCCACACACCTGACAGCATCAGCCTCGTCGTTACCGACAAGCGGCGAGCCGACGCACCTTGGTTCGTGCTGACCGGCGATACGATGTTCGTTGGCGCCATTGGCCGCCCCGACTTGGCGGGCAAGGAAAGGGAGATGGCGAGCGAGCTTTATGACTCGATCCATCAGCGCATTCTGACCCTTCCGCCCGAGGTCGAGCTGTATGCCGGCCATTGTGCCGGCAGTGTCTGCGGCGCCGGCATCTCCGGCAAGCCTGGTTCGACGCTTGGCTTCGAGAAGCGCTGGAACCCACTGCTGAACATGGAACGTGAGGCTTTCATCGAAGCGCTGACCAAAGAAATCCCTCCCAAGCCTGCGCAAATGGAGCAATGGCTTACCTTCAATCTGGGCGCAGCATGA
- a CDS encoding DsrE/DsrF/TusD sulfur relay family protein, translating to MKYLFILNDAPYGTERSYNALRLARNLLKKGVGQVELKVFLLGDAVACAKAGQKVPQGFYNIGDMLGMVCRAGGQIAACGTCMDARGIAAADLIDGVNRGTLDELTEWALWSDKEFVF from the coding sequence ATGAAATATCTGTTCATCCTCAACGATGCGCCCTATGGCACCGAACGCAGCTACAACGCGCTACGGCTCGCTCGCAACTTGCTGAAGAAAGGCGTAGGGCAGGTCGAATTGAAAGTGTTTCTGCTCGGTGATGCGGTCGCATGCGCCAAGGCTGGGCAAAAAGTTCCCCAGGGTTTCTACAACATCGGCGATATGCTCGGCATGGTCTGCCGTGCCGGGGGGCAAATCGCCGCGTGTGGCACCTGCATGGATGCACGAGGCATTGCCGCGGCAGATCTGATCGATGGGGTGAATCGCGGCACGCTCGACGAGCTCACCGAGTGGGCACTCTGGTCCGACAAAGAGTTCGTTTTCTGA